The Eublepharis macularius isolate TG4126 chromosome 3, MPM_Emac_v1.0, whole genome shotgun sequence genome has a window encoding:
- the LOC129326191 gene encoding uncharacterized protein LOC129326191 — protein sequence MDPILAIIGHVLLIMMACQSQMLLAYWRYRAQRRRAVARFLSSNSFTTFAMTRARRRRRQPRHQWFFLAEMQEPRQHWVYPRSTDWWENIVLRHWDEHRWIRRFRMSKGTFLELVAALRPTLQRKTTTFRSPISVERRVAVAIWWLASGTSYQVTSDLFGLGKSTVASAVVEFCLAVELHLLSRTVLFGDSITQIMDGFRRMGFPHCVGAVDGTHIAICAPGGRPEQYGNRKNFSSILLQGTVDHRGRFVDAEVGWSGKNHDAFVFAHSALCSAMDSGALIPDNHDMVLDGIRIPPVILADGAYPMRRWLMKPYGRTATTTAQRNFDRQLARCRNVVERSFGRLKSRWRCLSHRLQIREQNVISVVTACVVLHNLCESKGHPIVGGGECPSPVLLSQQEEQDYNGNTGHLAEGKMVRDALARHILGRMDSL from the exons ATGGATCCTATTCTGGCTATCATCGGGCATGTGCTTCTGATTATGATGGCATGCCAGTCTCAGATGCTGCTGGCCTACTGGCGGTACCGTGCCCAAAGGCGCAGGGCTGTTGCTAGATTTTTGTCCAGCAACTCGTTTACCACCTTTGCAATGACGCGTGCACGAAGACGACGGCGCCAGCCCCGACACCAGTGGTTTTTCCTGGCAGAGATGCAGGAACCGAGGCAGCATTGGGTATACCCACGCAGCACGGATTGGTGGGAGAACATCGTGCTGCGACATTGGGATGAGCATCGGTGGATTCGCCGTTTCAGAATGTCCAAGGGCACATTTTTGGAGTTGGTCGCCGCTCTCCGTCCAACGCTTCAGCGAAAGACAACAACCTTCCGCTCCCCGATTTCTGTTGAGCGCAGAGTAGCTGTTGCGATCtggtggcttgcaagcggcacgaGTTACCAGGTCACCAGTGACTTGTTCGGACTTGGCAAGTCAACTGTTGCCTCGGCAGTTGTAGAATTCTGCCTTGCCGTCGAGCTCCACCTGCTTTCCCGAACGGTTCTCTTTGGAGACTCTATTACCCAG ATAATGGATGGCTTCAGGAGGATGGGGTTTCCTCACTGCGTGGGAGCAGTCGACGGGACACATATCGCCATTTGTGCCCCTGGTGGCCGTCCAGAGCAGTATGGCAACAGGAAAAACTTCTCCTCGATACTGCTCCAGGGGACTGTGGACCACAGAGGAAGGTTTGTGGACGccgaggtggggtggagtggcaAAAACCATGATGCGTTTGTTTTTGCCCACTCCGCCCTGTGTTCTGCGATGGACTCTGGCGCACTGATCCCCGATAACCACGACATGGTTTTGGATGGGATTAGAATTCCACCTGTGATTTTGGCTGACGGTGCATATCCCATGCGCAGATGGCTCATGAAGCCATACGGCCGAACCGCAACAACGACCGCACAGCGGAATTTTGATCGGCAACTTGCTCGCTgtaggaacgtggtggaaaggagCTTCGGTAGATTGAAATCCAGGTGGAGGTGTCTCTCACACAGGCTGCAGATTAGAGAGCAAAATGTCATCTCAGTTGTGACTGCATGTGTGGTGCTCCACAATTTGTGCGAGAGCAAAGGTCACCCGATAGTGGGTGGCGGTGAATGCCCCTCACCGGTGCTGCTGTCCCAACAGGAGGAGCAAGATTACAATGGCAACACCGGGCACCTTGCGGAGGGCAAGATGGTCCGCGATGCCCTTGCCAGACATATCTTGGGAAGGATGGACTCACTCTGA